A DNA window from Helianthus annuus cultivar XRQ/B chromosome 15, HanXRQr2.0-SUNRISE, whole genome shotgun sequence contains the following coding sequences:
- the LOC110911596 gene encoding 40S ribosomal protein S3-1, which yields MATQLSKKRKFVADGVFFAELNEVLTRELAEDGYSGVEVRVTPMRTEIIIRATRTQNVLGEKGRRIRELTSLVQKRFKFPENSVELYAERVNNRGLCAIAQAESLRYKLLGGLAVRRACYGVLRFVMENGAKGCEVIVSGKLRAQRAKSMKFKDGYMVSSGQPVKEYIDSAVRHVLLRQGVLGIKVKIMLDWDPTGKLGPKTPLPDNVVIHMPKDDVVALPPKEVEEYRPPLVMGDEPLPMSMPVPV from the exons ATGGCAACTCAATTGAGCAAGAAGCGAAAG TTTGTAGCTGATGGTGTGTTCTTTGCTGAGCTGAATGAGGTCCTCACCAGGGAACTTGCAGAGGATGGTTACTCTGGTGTTGAAGTTAGGGTTACACCTATGCGCACTGAGATCATCATCAGGGCCACCCGTACCCAAAATGTTCTTG GTGAGAAGGGAAGGAGAATAAGGGAGCTGACATCACTGGTTCAGAAGCGTTTTAAGTTCCCTGAAAACAGTGTGGAGCTTTATGCTGAAAGGGTTAACAACAGAGGTCTCTGTGCCATTGCTCAGGCCGAGTCTCTGCGATACAAGCTACTTGGAGGCCTTGCTGTTCGCAG GGCTTGCTATGGTGTTCTGAGGTTTGTTATGGAGAATGGAGCAAAAGGATGtgag GTTATTGTTAGCGGAAAGCTTAGAGCTCAGCGTGCAAAATCAATGAAGTTCAAGGATGGGTACATGGTGTCTTCTGGTCAACCAGTGAAGGAGTACATTGACTCTGCTGTCAGACACGTGCTTCTTAGACAG GGTGTTCTAGGTATAAAGGTTAAGATCATGCTTGACTGGGACCCAACTGGAAAGCTTGGACCCAAGACACCTTTACCTGATAATGTTGTTATTCATATGCCAAAGGATGATGTTGTGGCACTCCCACCAAAAGAGGTGGAGGAATATAGACCACCCCTTGTGATGGGTGACGAGCCGTTGCCTATGTCCATGCCAGTACCAGTCTAA
- the LOC110911597 gene encoding 40S ribosomal protein S3-1 produces MATQLSKKRKFVADGVFFAELNEVLTRELAEDGYSGVEVRVTPMRTEIIIRATRTQNVLGEKGRRIRELTSLVQKRFKFPENSVELYAERVNNRGLCAIAQAESLRYKLLGGLAVRRACYGVLRFVMENGAKGCEVIVSGKLRAQRAKSMKFKDGYMVSSGQPVKEYIDSAVRHVLLRQGVLGIKVKIMLDWDPTGKLGPKTPLPDNVVIHMPKDEVVALPPKEVEEYRPPLVMGDEPLPMAMPVTV; encoded by the exons ATGGCAACTCAATTGAGCAAAAAGCGAAAG TTTGTAGCTGATGGTGTGTTCTTTGCTGAGCTGAATGAGGTCCTCACCAGGGAACTTGCAGAGGATGGTTACTCTGGTGTTGAAGTTAGGGTTACACCTATGCGTACTGAGATCATCATCAGGGCCACCCGTACCCAAAACGTTCTTG GTGAGAAGGGAAGGAGAATAAGAGAGCTGACATCACTTGTTCAGAAGCGATTTAAGTTCCCTGAAAACAGTGTGGAACTTTATGCCGAAAGGGTTAACAACCGAGGTCTCTGTGCCATTGCTCAGGCTGAGTCTCTGCGTTACAAGCTTCTCGGAGGCCTTGCTGTTCGCAG GGCTTGCTATGGTGTGCTAAGGTTTGTTATGGAGAATGGAGCAAAAGGATGCGAG GTTATTGTTAGCGGAAAGCTTAGGGCTCAACGTGCAAAATCTATGAAGTTCAAGGATGGATACATGGTGTCCTCTGGTCAACCAGTCAAGGAGTACATCGACTCTGCCGTCAGGCATGTGCTTCTTAGACAG GGTGTTCTTGGTATAAAGGTTAAGATCATGCTTGACTGGGACCCAACTGGAAAGCTTGGCCCTAAGACACCGTTGCCTGATAATGTTGTTATCCATATGCCCAAGGATGAAGTTGTCGCTCTCCCACCTAAAGAAGTTGAGGAATATAGACCGCCTCTCGTGATGGGAGATGAGCCTTTGCCAATGGCCATGCCAGTAACCGTCTAA
- the LOC110911598 gene encoding protein DETOXIFICATION 46, chloroplastic translates to MDAKTLIPHNSYLKTTPISNPFQLRYTSHIPSGLKKSSKTPLFRRTRLLTHVNPTKGASNDEDYHRNVRLFAAVTSVSNSGEDEEEEVVKSKMAGIEEGLAGNESIWDQLVEILKFSGPAAGLWLCGPLMSLIDTAVIGQSSSVELAALGPGTVLCDYMSYLFMFLSIATSNLVATSLAKQDKTEVQHQISTLLFVGMTGGIMMLLFTRFWGEWALSAFSGAKNAPMLSASNTYVQIRGLAWPAILVGWVAQSASLGMKDSWGPLKALAVASVINGIGDVVLCLFFGYGIAGAAWATMASQVVAGFMMVEALKDKGYNGYAVAVPSANELLQIFKLAAPVFIMMMSKVAFYSLLVYFATSMGTQTVAAHQVLVQIYCMFAVGGEPLSQTAQSFMPELLYGAKRSLSKARRLLKSLLIIGASCGLILGAAGTIVPWLFPKIFSPDPQVIKEMHKVLLPFFIALCVATSTHSLEGTLLAGRDLRFISISMSTIFSFGALLLMLFSNLGFGLPGCWWALALFQWSRFTVALLRLVSPNGVLYSEDMTRYELGEVSTA, encoded by the exons ATGGACGCTAAAACCCTAATTCCTCACAACTCCTACCTCAAAACAACCCCAATATCCAACCCATTTCAACTCCGTTACACTTCCCACATTCCATCGGGTCTTAAAAAATCATCCAAAACCCCTCTGTTCAGAAGAACTCGGCTTCTTACTCATGTTAACCCAACCAAAGGAGCTTCAAATGATGAAGATTATCATAGGAATGTTCGGCTTTTTGCTGCAGTTACTTCTGTTAGTAACAGTGGTGAAGATGAGGAGGAGGAAGTTGTTAAGAGTAAAATGGCGGGAATAGAGGAGGGTTTGGCGGGAAACGAGAGTATTTGGGATCAGTTGGTGGAAATTTTGAAGTTTTCTGGACCAGCTGCTGGGCTGTGGTTGTGTGGACCGTTGATGAGTTTGATTGATACTGCTGTTATCGGTCAGTCTAGTTCGGTTGAGTTAGCTGCTTTAG GGCCGGGTACGGTGCTTTGTGATTATATGAGTTACCTGTTTATGTTTCTTTCTATTGCTACATCAAATTTGGTGGCCACTTCACTCGCTAAACAG GATAAAACTGAGGTGCAGCATCAGATATCAACATTGCTTTTTGTTGGAATGACGGGTGGTATAATGATGCTTCTCTTTACAAGGTTCTGGGGAGAATGGGCACTCAGCG CTTTTTCTGGAGCTAAGAATGCACCTATGTTATCAGCATCAAACACATATGTCCAG ATTCGAGGCTTGGCATGGCCCGCAATTCTTGTTGGGTGGGTTGCTCAGAGTGCAAG TTTGGGAATGAAGGATTCATGGGGACCTTTAAAGGCTTTGGCAGTTGCAAGTGTTATCAACGGCATCGGTGATGTCGTCCTCTGCTTATTTTTCGGTTATGGTATTGCCGGTGCAGCATGGGCAACAATGGCGTCTCAG GTGGTTGCGGGATTTATGATGGTTGAAGCTCTGAAAGATAAAGGGTATAACGGCTATGCCGTTGCGGTTCCATCCGCTAACGAACTGCTTCAAATATTCAAGCTTGCGGCTCCGGTGTTTATAATGATGATGTCAAAG GTGGCGTTTTATTCTCTACTTGTATACTTTGCAACGTCAATGGGCACGCAAACCGTTGCCGCTCATCAG GTCCTTGTGCAAATATACTGTATGTTTGCTGTAGGGGGCGAGCCTTTATCGCAAACCGCACAATCATTTATGCCAGAACTTCTATATGGTGCTAAACGAAGTCTGTCAAAG GCAAGGAGGCTGTTAAAGTCACTGTTGATAATCGGTGCATCATGCGGTTTAATATTAGGTGCTGCTGGTACCATTGTTCCGTGGTTGTTTCCTAAAATCTTTTCACCTGATCCTCAAGTCATAAAGGAG ATGCACAAAGTTCTACTACCATTCTTCATTGCTTTATGTGTAGCAACAAGTACTCATAGTCTTGAAGGAACATTGTTG GCTGGCCGTGATTTGAGATTTATTAGCATATCAATGAGCACAATCTTTTCTTTCGGTGCTCTCCTTCTCATG CTTTTTAGCAATTTAGGATTCGGGTTGCCCGGCTGTTGGTGGGCGTTAGCTTTGTTTCAATGG TCTCGGTTTACTGTTGCTCTCCTACGTCTAGTGTCACCAAATGGCGTCCTTTACTCTGAGGATATGACCCGTTATGAACTAGGGGAAGTTAGCACTGCGTAG
- the LOC110911599 gene encoding D-ribulose kinase isoform X2, whose translation MVMKLRRSYIWGWILVHLELDMQLLIRKGSYILKLRGIILCLWKNGDAVDWVRSWKTTLFSLLEDIPITMRSLITSISIDGTSATTLILDSKTGEALARPLLYNESCPDALPIVKSIAPINHTVCSGSSTLCKLVSWWTSSDSSRESAVLMHQSDWLLWLLHGKIGVSDYNNALKVGYDPELESYPPWLKSQPYSHVLPTIQAPGTIISTLKEDIRIKLGFPEDCVVCTGTTDSIAAFLAARATQPGKAVTSLGSTLAIKLLSTTRIDDARFGVYSHRLDDKWLVGGASNTGGAVLRQLFSDEQLENLSVQINPMEASPLDYYPLPVEGERFPIADPKMAPRLSPRPECDAAYLHGILESIARIEAKGYALLKDLGATKVEEVFTAGGGSKNDKWTKLRERVLGLPVRRALQTEAAYGAALLALKATE comes from the exons ATGGTGATGAAGCTGAGGCGAAGTTATATTTGGGGATGGATTTTGGTACATCTGGAGCTAGATATGCAGTTATTGATAAGGAAGGGGTCATACATTCTGAAGCTAAGAGGGATTATCCTATGTTTATG GAAGAATGGTGATGCGGTCGATTGGGTGCGATCATGGAAAACAACACTTTTTTCTCTTCTTGAAGATATACCAATCACTATGCGTTCATTAATCACTTCCATCTCTATAGACGGGACTTCTGCAACTACTCTGATTTTAGACAG CAAAACAGGAGAAGCTTTAGCAAGGCCTTTACTCTATAACGAGAGCTGTCCTGATGCTTTACCAATTGTTAAATCCATTGCTCCTATAAACCACACAGTATGCTCCGGTTCTTCGACCTTATGCAAGCTCGTTTCATGGTGGACTTCAAGTGATTCGAGTAGAGAGTCTGCAGTACTAATGCATCAATCTGACTGGCTTTTGTGGCTTCTGCATGGTAAAATCGGAGTGTCTGACTACAATAACGCGTTAAAG GTTGGTTATGATCCCGAACTTGAATCGTATCCACCATGGCTGAAATCTCAACCGTATTCACATGTTCTACCGACCATTCAAGCTCCTGGAACTATAATCAGCACCCTCAAAGAGGACATAAGAATAAAGCTTG GTTTTCCTGAAGATTGTGTTGTGTGTACGGGAACTACGGACAGTATAGCTGCGTTTCTTGCAGCCCGAGCTACTCAGCCTGGGAAGGCG GTGACATCTTTGGGTTCAACGCTTGCGATAAAACTACTAAGCACCACAAGGATTGATGATGCACGGTTCGGGGTGTACAGTCATCGTCTTGATGACAAGTGGCTGGTCGGAGGTGCCTCAAACACTGGCGGAGCAGTTCTGCGGCAACTTTTTTCCGATGAGCAACTGGAGAATTTGAGTGTGCAGATAAACCCGATGGAAGCTTCACCGTTGGATTATTACCCACTACCGGTGGAGGGAGAGAGGTTTCCAATAGCCGATCCCAAGATGGCCCCAAG GTTGAGTCCTCGACCAGAATGTGATGCAGCATACTTGCATGGAATTCTCGAATCAATAGCTCGCATTGAG gCAAAAGGGTATGCATTGTTGAAGGATTTAGGAGCTACTAAAGTAGAAGAAGTGTTTACTGCGGGTGGTGGATCGAAAAACGATAAGTGGACAAAGCTACGAGAGAGAGTGCTTGGTTTGCCTGTACGTCGAGCACTTCAAACCGAAGCGGCGTATGGGGCTGCTTTATTGGCGTTAAAGGCAACCGAATAA
- the LOC110911599 gene encoding D-ribulose kinase isoform X1 codes for MAASLHHSITIWSLLPFSSQHSSNKSISTARFHNNIVDKSKSISRNRMQLGNNTYKSESRRGMRLQRSNCKANLSNGDEAEAKLYLGMDFGTSGARYAVIDKEGVIHSEAKRDYPMFMNGDAVDWVRSWKTTLFSLLEDIPITMRSLITSISIDGTSATTLILDSKTGEALARPLLYNESCPDALPIVKSIAPINHTVCSGSSTLCKLVSWWTSSDSSRESAVLMHQSDWLLWLLHGKIGVSDYNNALKVGYDPELESYPPWLKSQPYSHVLPTIQAPGTIISTLKEDIRIKLGFPEDCVVCTGTTDSIAAFLAARATQPGKAVTSLGSTLAIKLLSTTRIDDARFGVYSHRLDDKWLVGGASNTGGAVLRQLFSDEQLENLSVQINPMEASPLDYYPLPVEGERFPIADPKMAPRLSPRPECDAAYLHGILESIARIEAKGYALLKDLGATKVEEVFTAGGGSKNDKWTKLRERVLGLPVRRALQTEAAYGAALLALKATE; via the exons ATGGCAGCCTCTCTTCATCATTCCATAACCATTTGGTCTCTCCTACCATTTTCATCTCAACACA GTTCAAATAAATCAATTTCTACAGCCAGATTCCACAACAACATTGTTGATAAATCAAAATCAATATCAAGAAACAGAATGCAACTAGGGAACAATACTT ATAAATCAGAATCAAGAAGGGGAATGAGATTACAGAGGAGTAATTGTAAAGCAAATTTAAGTAATGGTGATGAAGCTGAGGCGAAGTTATATTTGGGGATGGATTTTGGTACATCTGGAGCTAGATATGCAGTTATTGATAAGGAAGGGGTCATACATTCTGAAGCTAAGAGGGATTATCCTATGTTTATG AATGGTGATGCGGTCGATTGGGTGCGATCATGGAAAACAACACTTTTTTCTCTTCTTGAAGATATACCAATCACTATGCGTTCATTAATCACTTCCATCTCTATAGACGGGACTTCTGCAACTACTCTGATTTTAGACAG CAAAACAGGAGAAGCTTTAGCAAGGCCTTTACTCTATAACGAGAGCTGTCCTGATGCTTTACCAATTGTTAAATCCATTGCTCCTATAAACCACACAGTATGCTCCGGTTCTTCGACCTTATGCAAGCTCGTTTCATGGTGGACTTCAAGTGATTCGAGTAGAGAGTCTGCAGTACTAATGCATCAATCTGACTGGCTTTTGTGGCTTCTGCATGGTAAAATCGGAGTGTCTGACTACAATAACGCGTTAAAG GTTGGTTATGATCCCGAACTTGAATCGTATCCACCATGGCTGAAATCTCAACCGTATTCACATGTTCTACCGACCATTCAAGCTCCTGGAACTATAATCAGCACCCTCAAAGAGGACATAAGAATAAAGCTTG GTTTTCCTGAAGATTGTGTTGTGTGTACGGGAACTACGGACAGTATAGCTGCGTTTCTTGCAGCCCGAGCTACTCAGCCTGGGAAGGCG GTGACATCTTTGGGTTCAACGCTTGCGATAAAACTACTAAGCACCACAAGGATTGATGATGCACGGTTCGGGGTGTACAGTCATCGTCTTGATGACAAGTGGCTGGTCGGAGGTGCCTCAAACACTGGCGGAGCAGTTCTGCGGCAACTTTTTTCCGATGAGCAACTGGAGAATTTGAGTGTGCAGATAAACCCGATGGAAGCTTCACCGTTGGATTATTACCCACTACCGGTGGAGGGAGAGAGGTTTCCAATAGCCGATCCCAAGATGGCCCCAAG GTTGAGTCCTCGACCAGAATGTGATGCAGCATACTTGCATGGAATTCTCGAATCAATAGCTCGCATTGAG gCAAAAGGGTATGCATTGTTGAAGGATTTAGGAGCTACTAAAGTAGAAGAAGTGTTTACTGCGGGTGGTGGATCGAAAAACGATAAGTGGACAAAGCTACGAGAGAGAGTGCTTGGTTTGCCTGTACGTCGAGCACTTCAAACCGAAGCGGCGTATGGGGCTGCTTTATTGGCGTTAAAGGCAACCGAATAA